One Gossypium raimondii isolate GPD5lz chromosome 3, ASM2569854v1, whole genome shotgun sequence genomic window carries:
- the LOC105794238 gene encoding LOW QUALITY PROTEIN: probable UDP-3-O-acyl-N-acetylglucosamine deacetylase 1, mitochondrial (The sequence of the model RefSeq protein was modified relative to this genomic sequence to represent the inferred CDS: substituted 1 base at 1 genomic stop codon) — MRISATINSFKSSNLISWKTTGKLQQTPAGCIELSGKTLQSGKVSKVKIWPGFTGQGRYFEFHSNLILASIDFVREXLLCTSLCKDGYKIRTVEHLLSALEAKGIDNCRIQIQSLDSEDTEVEVPIFDGSANAWVEAIEQVGRKEALDRCGNNVEKLAPYLSEPFYVLRNDSFMVAFPASKVHISCGIDFPKGLWDVENDNDGQQEGCVLRVISQF; from the exons ATGCGTATCTCCGCCACGATTAACTCATTCAAGTCCTCCAATCTCATCTCATGGAAAACG ACCGGTAAGCTTCAACAAACCCCAGCGGGATGCATCGAACTGTCGGGAAAAACACTTCAGTCGGGGAAGGTTTCGAAGGTAAAGATATGGCCGGGATTCACCGGCCAAGGAAGGTACTTTGAGTTTCACTCAAATTTGATTCTTGCATCCATCGATTTTGTTCGAGAATAGCTGTTGTGTACCTCTCTTTGCAAAGACGGATACAAGATTCGGACCGTCGAGCATTTGCTTTCGGCTTTGGAAGCTAAAGGCATTGACAATTGTAGAATTCAGATTCAAAGTCTCGATTCTGAGGATACTGAGGTCGAG GTTCCTATTTTTGATGGGTCTGCAAATGCTTGGGTAGAGGCAATAGAACAAGTTGGCAGAAAAGAGGCCTTGGATCGGTGTGGCAACAATGTTGAGAAATTGGCACCATATTTGAGTGAAccattttatgttttgagaaaTGATTCTTTTATGGTTGCCTTCCCTGCTTCAAAGGTTCACATATCTTGTGGAATTGACTTTCCAAAG GGGCTTTGGGATGTAGAAAACGACAATGATGGCCAACAAGAAGGCTGCGTTTTGCGGGTTATATCCCAGTTTTAG
- the LOC105794237 gene encoding F-box/kelch-repeat protein At2g44130, with protein sequence MFQEMENFEFSTELLPGLPEELGLECLSRLPCTAHRLASRVCHRWRDLLQSPDFYYHRKKLGYTQKVACLVLSFNGGTVNGPKKPGVSPNYGIAVFDSVSQRWDRLPVYRYPNGLPLFCHLASCEGKLVVMGGWDPVSYDPVTDVFIYDFMTQQWRQGKDMPSKRSFFAIGACLGGVFIAGGHDENKNALRSAWVYDLRKDEWSQLGEMSEERDECEGVVIEEDEFWVVSGYRTESQGQFDGSADVYGLKSGQWRRVEGVWEPGRCPRSCVGMGKDGKLVNWAELSPAVRVGACGISLGGRVLVTGSGYQGGPHGYYMVEMKEGQHSKLEKLNVPDEFSGFVQSGCYAEI encoded by the coding sequence ATGTTTcaagaaatggaaaattttgagttttcaaCCGAATTGCTTCCGGGTTTGCCTGAAGAACTCGGTCTTGAGTGCTTATCTCGGCTACCTTGCACAGCTCACAGACTTGCCTCCCGAGTTTGTCATCGATGGCGGGATTTGCTCCAAAGCCCTGATTTCTATTACCATCGCAAGAAACTAGGCTACACCCAAAAAGTCGCTTGCttggttttaagttttaatgGTGGAACAGTGAATGGACCTAAAAAACCGGGTGTATCACCGAATTACGGGATTGCTGTGTTTGACTCGGTGAGTCAGAGATGGGATAGACTCCCGGTTTACAGGTACCCAAATGGGTTGCCTTTGTTTTGTCATTTAGCAAGCTGTGAGGGGAAGCTTGTGGTGATGGGCGGGTGGGACCCGGTGAGTTACGATCCGGTTACTGACGTTTTTATCTACGACTTCATGACTCAGCAATGGAGACAAGGGAAGGATATGCCGTCAAAAAGATCCTTCTTTGCAATCGGAGCATGTTTAGGTGGGGTTTTTATAGCGGGCGGGCACGACGAGAACAAGAACGCGTTAAGAAGCGCGTGGGTTTATGATTTGAGAAAGGACGAGTGGAGTCAGTTGGGGGAGATGAGTGAAGAGCGAGACGAGTGTGAAGGAGTGGTGATTGAGGAAGACGAGTTCTGGGTCGTGAGTGGGTACAGAACGGAGAGCCAAGGTCAATTTGATGGGAGTGCCGACGTCTACGGGTTAAAATCGGGGCAGTGGAGGCGAGTCGAAGGGGTTTGGGAACCTGGTCGGTGCCCGAGATCGTGCGTGGGGATGGGGAAAGATGGGAAATTGGTGAATTGGGCAGAGTTGAGCCCAGCGGTTCGGGTCGGAGCATGTGGGATCTCGCTTGGAGGGCGGGTTTTGGTTACGGGGTCGGGGTATCAAGGTGGACCTCATGGGTATTACATGGTGGAAATGAAGGAAGGGCAACATAGTAAATTGGAGAAACTCAATGTCCCTGATGAGTTCTCTGGGTTTGTCCAATCAGGCTGCTATGCAGAAATTTGA
- the LOC128032002 gene encoding glycerol-3-phosphate acyltransferase, chloroplastic-like — MNNMPDLAFIKLTCLKDRTEIAVRIGLSALSVYDINSYVGNLSLFYEIEEKLKQGHNVVLISNHHTEADPIIISLLLEKANSHIAENMLYSLCEKTIVSISAGKYWAATATATCGMARKVWKNHILQLGYTELREKRSLKELILRVGHERM, encoded by the exons atgaataatatgCCTGACTTGGCATTTATAAAACTCACATGCTTGAAAGATAGAACAGAAATTGCTGTTAGAATTGGATTGTCAGCTTTAAGTGTCTATGACAT AAATTCATATGTTGGCAATCTTTCTCTTTTCTATGAAATAGAGGAGAAGCTTAAGCAG GGTCACAACGTTGTACTTATATCAAACCATCATACTGAAGCTGACCCAATCATCATCTCATTGTTGCTTGAGAAAGCAAATTCGCACATTGCCGAGAACATG CTATATTCCCTTTGTGAGAAAACAATCGTAAGCATTTCTGCTGGTAAGTACTGGGCTGCTACTGCTACTGCTACATGTGGGATGGCAAGAAAAGTATGGAAAAACCACATTTTGCAACTCGGTTACACCGAGTTAAGGGAAAAAAGATCCCTTAAAGAGTTGATTTTGAGAGTTGGTCATGAGAGAATGTAA